Proteins from a genomic interval of Helicobacter pylori Shi112:
- the cagS gene encoding cag pathogenicity island protein CagS has translation MSNNMRKLFSMIADSKDKKEKLIESLQENELLNTDEKKKIIDQIKTMHDFFKQIHTNKGALDKVLRNYMKDYRAVIKSIGVDKFKKVYRLLESETMELLCAIAKNPNFLFSKFDRSILGIFLPFFSKPIMFKMSIREMDSQIELYGTKLPLLKLFVMTDEEVNFYANLKTIEQYNDYVRDLLMKFDLEKYMKEKGVQNA, from the coding sequence ATGAGTAATAACATGCGAAAACTCTTCTCAATGATTGCTGACTCAAAAGATAAGAAAGAAAAACTTATTGAGAGTTTGCAGGAGAACGAACTTTTAAACACTGATGAAAAAAAGAAAATCATAGATCAAATAAAAACCATGCATGATTTTTTCAAACAGATACATACGAACAAGGGAGCGTTAGATAAGGTTCTAAGAAATTACATGAAAGATTATCGCGCTGTTATCAAAAGCATTGGTGTTGATAAGTTTAAAAAGGTTTATCGATTGCTTGAGAGTGAGACTATGGAGCTGTTGTGCGCGATTGCAAAGAATCCTAATTTCTTATTCTCTAAATTTGATCGATCAATTCTTGGAATATTTCTGCCTTTCTTCAGTAAGCCCATCATGTTCAAGATGAGTATTAGAGAAATGGACTCGCAAATAGAATTGTATGGCACTAAGCTCCCACTATTGAAATTGTTTGTGATGACAGATGAAGAAGTGAATTTCTATGCTAATCTAAAAACCATTGAACAATATAACGACTATGTTAGGGATTTGCTGATGAAATTTGATCTTGAAAAATACATGAAAGAAAAAGGAGTGCAAAATGCTTGA
- the cagU gene encoding cag pathogenicity island translocation protein CagU — MNDTTEHHGSNSLNAPSPSNSQSNDLLNLLDSLYPKGSLGEQRFHEALKNQEELKNILIEIEKLPQEKRYELLMQIGQAKQRIMEAYAHSFLGYIGGLEHLLGLCMGGIFVLFAIYFVFLRTSKNTDLVESLKTKLKLQYFYYAFGVGAVLFFGLETIRSIYELYILGIGSTNDKVLFVLKNICFIGMGYLIYKVIKVIGIKNFIYGLFTSKKQE; from the coding sequence ATGAACGATACAACAGAGCACCATGGATCCAATTCGCTAAACGCTCCATCACCTAGCAACTCACAGAGCAATGATCTTTTAAATTTGCTAGACTCGTTATATCCTAAAGGGAGTTTAGGGGAGCAAAGATTTCACGAAGCTCTAAAGAATCAAGAAGAGTTGAAAAATATCCTAATAGAAATAGAAAAGCTACCGCAAGAAAAAAGGTATGAACTTCTGATGCAGATAGGACAAGCCAAACAGAGAATAATGGAAGCATACGCTCATTCATTCTTGGGATATATAGGTGGACTAGAGCATCTGTTAGGACTATGTATGGGTGGGATATTTGTTTTGTTTGCAATCTATTTTGTATTTTTAAGAACTAGCAAAAACACGGATCTGGTGGAAAGTTTAAAAACAAAACTAAAACTTCAGTATTTTTACTATGCCTTTGGTGTAGGTGCGGTTTTGTTTTTTGGATTAGAAACAATTAGATCTATTTATGAACTATATATATTAGGAATTGGTAGCACTAACGATAAGGTGCTTTTTGTTTTGAAAAATATTTGCTTCATAGGTATGGGCTATTTGATCTATAAAGTTATTAAGGTCATTGGTATAAAAAATTTTATCTATGGTCTTTTCACTTCAAAGAAACAAGAGTAA
- the cagV gene encoding cag pathogenicity island type IV secretion system protein CagV has protein sequence MLGKKNEEVLIDENLVGGVIALDRLAKLNKANRTFKRAFYLSMALNIATVTSIVMMMPLKKTDIFVYGIDRYTGEFKIVKRSDARQIVNSEAVVDSATSKFVSLLFGYSKNSLRDRKDQLMQYCDVSFQTQAMRMFNENIRQFVDKVRAEAIISSNIRREKVKNSPLTRLTFFITIKITPDTMENYEYITKKEVTIYYDFASGNSSQENLIINPFGFKVFDIQITDLQNEQTVSEILRKIKEVESKNKALKK, from the coding sequence ATGTTAGGGAAAAAAAACGAGGAAGTCTTGATTGATGAAAATTTAGTTGGGGGTGTGATAGCCCTTGATAGATTGGCAAAACTCAATAAAGCCAATAGGACTTTCAAAAGGGCTTTTTATCTCTCTATGGCACTCAATATCGCTACTGTAACGAGTATTGTGATGATGATGCCTTTGAAGAAAACAGATATATTTGTTTATGGCATTGATCGATATACAGGAGAATTTAAAATTGTCAAACGCTCCGATGCTAGGCAAATTGTCAATTCTGAAGCTGTTGTGGATAGTGCAACTTCAAAATTTGTTTCATTGCTGTTTGGTTATAGCAAAAATTCTTTGAGGGATCGCAAGGATCAACTAATGCAGTATTGCGATGTGAGTTTCCAAACCCAAGCAATGAGAATGTTCAATGAAAATATCAGACAATTTGTAGATAAAGTCCGAGCAGAAGCTATCATTAGCTCCAACATACGAAGAGAAAAAGTCAAAAATAGTCCCTTAACGAGATTAACATTTTTCATTACCATTAAAATCACACCTGATACAATGGAAAATTATGAATATATTACTAAAAAAGAAGTAACTATTTATTATGATTTTGCCAGTGGTAACTCTTCTCAAGAAAATCTTATCATCAATCCTTTTGGCTTCAAAGTGTTTGACATTCAAATCACAGATTTACAAAACGAACAGACGGTAAGCGAAATTTTGAGAAAGATTAAAGAAGTGGAATCAAAAAATAAGGCATTAAAGAAATAA
- the cagW gene encoding cag pathogenicity island VirB6 family T4SS protein CagW gives MFNIKRTFLITIISFFLIVPNWLKAIDLPIVSNLKIYQTVYCMLIPSYVLTNKSFADILTGYTSIGASGSGKSSGQGVIEALSAPLATSLAASNLVKYLNTLGPLWGSAWASVATAIQGFALTPSGGCNFGWNALINKNIDVSMDSMLDNLSNKIRNFTKGGVEDNVKGNVLLQIIGSITAQVSTNITADGLIWLIGKEFTANKLQNNTTAMLAFAALESIVKGADVAVLPAYGVVNLPDIIIGQGSYLDFVSYLIYIVFGIFVFISFMKLRDISNNIQINIGFEYMRFVGGTLFKMAMVSFIAYAGFGYLYKISYSIYFGLAGAFGLNQTLFWALDLVLNYTVNSILPAVRAVFSNVGNNAPSLLQGLQVAGISLFAIFMQVTVIMRISTVVVKPLIAGAFSGIVFPIAVCLIVLDWFKDSMKNILIWFINNLFILVLAIPILLFGVLALLAFNLTITPSAAIQNINQGGLGIDSTLASLITLFILKGFIETIIESVNAIVNTIFSSVSMDGSRMDRERDALMVGKVGGSMFKR, from the coding sequence ATGTTTAATATCAAAAGGACTTTTTTAATAACGATCATAAGTTTTTTTCTCATTGTTCCTAATTGGTTGAAAGCTATTGATTTGCCCATTGTTTCAAATCTCAAAATTTACCAAACAGTTTATTGCATGCTGATACCGAGTTATGTTTTAACCAACAAAAGTTTTGCAGATATTTTGACAGGTTATACATCTATTGGTGCATCAGGGAGTGGAAAGAGTTCAGGGCAGGGTGTGATCGAAGCGCTTAGTGCACCATTAGCTACAAGTTTAGCCGCTAGCAATCTAGTGAAATATTTGAATACTTTAGGTCCTTTATGGGGATCGGCGTGGGCAAGTGTTGCTACAGCTATACAAGGTTTTGCTCTAACCCCATCAGGTGGTTGCAATTTTGGTTGGAACGCATTGATAAATAAAAACATAGATGTATCCATGGATAGCATGCTAGACAATTTGAGCAACAAGATTCGGAATTTTACCAAAGGCGGTGTTGAGGACAATGTGAAAGGCAATGTTCTTTTACAAATAATTGGCTCAATAACCGCTCAAGTTTCTACGAATATTACAGCTGATGGTTTAATTTGGCTGATTGGCAAAGAATTCACTGCAAATAAACTGCAAAACAACACTACAGCCATGCTTGCTTTTGCCGCACTAGAATCTATTGTCAAAGGAGCGGACGTTGCTGTTCTTCCTGCATATGGTGTAGTCAATCTGCCTGATATTATCATAGGGCAAGGGTCATATCTTGATTTTGTTTCTTACCTAATTTATATTGTTTTTGGGATTTTTGTTTTTATTTCTTTTATGAAATTGAGAGATATTTCAAATAACATTCAGATTAACATAGGTTTTGAATACATGCGATTTGTTGGGGGGACATTATTCAAAATGGCGATGGTCTCTTTTATCGCCTATGCAGGTTTTGGTTATCTTTATAAAATCTCTTATTCCATTTATTTTGGTTTAGCAGGCGCTTTTGGGCTGAATCAAACTCTTTTTTGGGCTTTAGATTTAGTGCTGAATTACACTGTTAATTCAATTTTACCTGCGGTAAGAGCTGTTTTTTCTAATGTTGGCAACAACGCTCCTAGTTTATTACAAGGCTTGCAAGTTGCAGGTATTTCTTTATTCGCTATTTTTATGCAAGTAACTGTCATTATGAGAATAAGCACTGTTGTTGTGAAACCTTTGATAGCGGGGGCTTTTAGCGGTATTGTGTTCCCTATTGCGGTATGTTTGATCGTGCTAGATTGGTTCAAAGATTCTATGAAAAACATATTGATATGGTTTATTAATAATTTGTTTATCTTGGTTCTAGCTATTCCTATTTTGCTCTTTGGTGTTTTGGCATTATTGGCATTCAATTTGACCATAACGCCCTCTGCTGCTATACAAAACATCAATCAAGGGGGACTGGGTATCGATTCGACTCTTGCGAGTTTGATCACTTTATTTATTTTAAAAGGTTTCATAGAGACGATTATTGAGAGTGTCAATGCGATCGTTAATACCATTTTCAGTTCTGTCTCTATGGATGGTAGCAGAATGGATAGAGAAAGAGATGCCTTAATGGTGGGAAAAGTTGGTGGATCTATGTTTAAAAGATAA
- the cagT gene encoding type IV secretion system apparatus protein CagT: MKLRASVLIGATILCLTLSACSNYAKKVVKQKNHVYTPVYNELIEKYSEIPLNDKLKDTPFMVQVKLPNYKDYLLDNKQVVLTFKLVHHSKKITLIGDANKILQYKNYFQANGARSDIDFYLQPTLNQKGVVMIASNYNDNPNNKEQPQTFDVLQGSQPMLGANTKNLHGYDVSGANNKQVINEVAREKAQLEKINQYYKMLLQDKEQEYTTRKNNQREILETLSNRAGYQMRQNVISSEIFKNGNLNMQTKEEEVREKLQEERENEYLRNQIRSLLSGK; this comes from the coding sequence ATGAAACTGAGAGCAAGTGTTTTAATCGGTGCGACAATTCTGTGCTTAACTTTAAGCGCGTGCAGTAATTATGCGAAAAAAGTGGTGAAACAAAAGAACCATGTTTATACGCCTGTGTATAATGAACTGATAGAGAAGTATAGTGAGATACCCTTAAATGACAAACTCAAAGACACACCATTCATGGTGCAAGTGAAGTTGCCAAATTACAAGGACTATTTGTTGGATAATAAACAAGTTGTGTTAACTTTCAAACTTGTTCATCATTCTAAAAAGATTACGCTCATAGGCGATGCCAATAAGATACTTCAATACAAGAATTACTTCCAAGCTAATGGAGCGAGATCCGATATTGATTTTTACTTGCAGCCTACTTTGAATCAAAAGGGTGTGGTGATGATAGCGAGTAACTATAATGATAATCCTAACAACAAAGAACAACCACAGACCTTTGATGTGTTGCAAGGAAGTCAGCCAATGCTAGGAGCTAACACAAAAAACTTGCATGGCTATGATGTGAGTGGAGCAAACAACAAGCAAGTGATCAATGAAGTGGCAAGAGAAAAAGCTCAGCTAGAAAAAATCAATCAGTATTACAAAATGCTCTTACAAGACAAGGAACAAGAATATACCACTAGAAAAAATAACCAACGAGAAATTTTAGAAACATTGAGTAATCGTGCAGGTTATCAAATGAGACAGAATGTGATTAGTTCTGAGATTTTTAAGAATGGCAACTTGAACATGCAAACCAAAGAAGAAGAAGTTAGGGAGAAGCTACAAGAAGAAAGAGAGAATGAATACTTGCGCAATCAAATCAGAAGTTTGCTCAGTGGTAAGTGA
- the cagX gene encoding type IV secretion system apparatus protein CagX, which produces MEQAFFKKIIGCFCLGYLFLSSVIEAATPEIKNFNRGRVKVVNKKIAYLGDEKPITIWTSLDNVTVIQLEKDETISYITTGFNKGWSIVPNSNHIFIQPKSVKSNLMFEKEAVNFALMTRDYQEFLKTKKLIVDAPDPKELEEQKKALEKEKEAKEQAQKAQKDKREKRKEERAKNRANLENLTNAMSNPQNLSNNKNLSEFIKQQRENELDQMERLEDMQEQAQANALKQIEELNKKQAEETIKQRAKDKINIKTDKPQKSPEDNSIELSPSDSAWRTNLVVRTNKALYQFILRIAQKDNFASAYLTVKLEYPQRHEVSSVIEGELKKREEAKRQRELIKQENLNTTAYINRVMMASNEQIINKEKIREEKQKIILDQAKALETQYVHNALKRNPVPRNYNYYQAPEKRSKHIMPSEIFDDGTFTYFGFKNITLQPAIFVVQPDGKLSMTDAAIDPNMTNSGLRWYRVNEIAEKFKLIKDKALVTVINKGYGKNPLTKNYNIKNYGELERVIKKLPLVRDK; this is translated from the coding sequence ATGGAGCAGGCATTTTTTAAAAAAATTATTGGCTGTTTCTGTCTTGGTTATTTATTTTTATCTAGCGTAATAGAAGCAGCAACACCTGAAATTAAAAATTTTAATCGTGGTAGGGTGAAAGTGGTGAATAAGAAGATTGCTTATTTAGGAGATGAAAAACCTATTACGATTTGGACTTCATTAGACAATGTTACTGTGATCCAACTTGAAAAAGATGAAACTATTTCTTACATCACAACAGGTTTCAATAAAGGTTGGAGTATTGTGCCTAATTCTAATCATATATTCATTCAACCTAAATCGGTAAAAAGTAATCTCATGTTTGAAAAAGAAGCAGTGAATTTTGCCCTAATGACAAGAGATTACCAAGAATTTTTAAAAACAAAAAAACTTATCGTAGATGCACCTGACCCTAAAGAATTAGAAGAACAAAAAAAAGCTCTAGAAAAAGAAAAAGAAGCTAAAGAACAGGCGCAAAAAGCGCAAAAAGATAAAAGAGAAAAAAGAAAGGAAGAGCGTGCAAAAAATAGAGCCAATTTAGAAAATCTCACTAACGCTATGAGTAACCCACAAAATTTGAGCAATAACAAAAATCTTAGCGAATTTATCAAGCAACAACGAGAAAATGAATTAGACCAAATGGAACGACTAGAGGACATGCAAGAACAGGCTCAAGCTAATGCGCTCAAACAAATTGAAGAACTCAACAAAAAACAAGCTGAAGAGACAATAAAACAAAGAGCCAAGGATAAAATCAATATTAAGACAGATAAGCCTCAAAAAAGCCCTGAGGATAACTCCATAGAATTATCTCCTAGCGATAGCGCTTGGAGAACTAATCTTGTTGTGCGGACCAATAAGGCCTTGTATCAATTCATTTTGAGAATAGCTCAAAAAGACAATTTTGCTTCGGCGTATCTAACAGTCAAATTAGAATACCCACAAAGACACGAAGTCTCTAGCGTTATTGAAGGGGAGCTAAAAAAGAGAGAAGAAGCAAAGAGGCAGAGAGAATTGATTAAGCAAGAAAATCTTAACACCACAGCCTACATCAATAGAGTAATGATGGCGAGCAATGAACAGATTATCAACAAAGAAAAAATAAGAGAAGAAAAACAAAAAATTATCTTAGATCAAGCAAAGGCACTAGAGACTCAATATGTGCATAATGCATTAAAAAGAAACCCTGTGCCTAGAAACTACAATTACTACCAAGCGCCTGAAAAACGCTCTAAACATATTATGCCCTCTGAAATTTTTGATGATGGCACATTCACTTATTTTGGTTTCAAAAACATCACCCTCCAACCTGCTATTTTTGTGGTTCAGCCTGATGGGAAATTAAGCATGACTGATGCTGCTATTGATCCTAACATGACCAATTCAGGATTGAGATGGTATAGAGTTAATGAAATTGCAGAAAAGTTTAAGCTCATTAAAGACAAAGCCCTTGTAACAGTAATAAATAAAGGCTATGGGAAAAATCCATTGACAAAAAATTACAATATCAAAAACTATGGTGAATTGGAGCGCGTGATTAAAAAGCTCCCTCTTGTCAGAGATAAATAA